From one Triticum aestivum cultivar Chinese Spring chromosome 4B, IWGSC CS RefSeq v2.1, whole genome shotgun sequence genomic stretch:
- the LOC123093477 gene encoding KRR1 small subunit processome component homolog produces MSGMASEGGTNEAAAAAATEGENQRRKGKPWDEDGPSSTDRLKAEKFEPSSSEGALLETTSFSTTFAKDKEEFLLEAWPVVKGALKEHGVSCKLSLSEGSMTVSTTRKTRDPYIVVKARDLTRLLSRSVPVHQAIKILNDDMTCDIIKIGDLVRNRKRFSERRDRMLGPNMSTLKALENLTGCYILVQGNTVAAMGSLDGRGLRRVRKIAEDCMNNIKGPLDHIQELKKEREPAKTPALANESWGRILPKYEKENIKLEQPYTPFPSPQQPSKTDLELENGKYSLTDEKNSTKKLEEKSDKQSKKVDGNKRKREAASIPPKGSTAGSSESAMATSGDNEVADIVAMPSKNKAKKECIKGGSQENV; encoded by the exons ATGTCCGGTATGGCGTCGGAGGGCGGAACCAAtgaggcagcggcagcggcggcgacggaggggGAGAATCAGCGTCGGAAGGGGAAGCCGTGGGACGAGGATGGCCCCAGCAGCACCGACCGCTTGAAGGCGGAGAAGTTCGAGCCCTCCTCGAGCGAGGGCGCCCTGCTCGAAaccacctccttctccaccaccttCGCCAAAGACAAAG AGGAGTTTCTGCTGGAGGCGTGGCCGGTCGTCAAGGGCGCACTGAAGGAGCACGGGGTCTCGTGCAAGCTCAGTTTG AGTGAGGGATCCATGACGGTTTCGACCACCAGGAAGACCAGGGACCCGTACATTGTTGTCAAGGCAAGGGACCTGACCAGACTCCTGTCGCGGAGTGTCCCTGTACATCAG GCGATTAAAATACTCAACGATGATATGACCTGCGATATTATTAAGATTGGTGACCTCGTACGGAATAGG AAAAGGTTTTCTGAACGGAGAGACCGTATGTTAGGACCTAATATGTCTACCCTTAAG GCCCTAGAGAATTTGACTGGCTGCTACATCTTAGTTCAG GGAAATACTGTTGCTGCCATGGGTTCCCTTGACGGAAGGGGACTAAGACGAGTCAGAAAGATTGCAGAGGATTGCATGAATAACATAAAGGGTCCACTGGATCACATTCAG GAACTCAAAAAAGAACGTGAGCCGGCTAAAACACCTGCCCTGGCTAATGAAAGCTGGGGCAGGATTCTACCGAAGTATGAGAA GGAGAATATCAAACTGGAGCAGCCATACACACCCTTTCCATCTCCGCAGCAGCCTAGCAAG ACTGATCTTGAACTTGAGAATGGCAAGTATTCTCTGACTGACGAAAAGAATTCGACAAAGAAACTAGAAGAGAAGTCGGACAAGCAATCGAAGAAAGTGGATGGAAACAAAAGAAAGAGAGAAGCTGCATCTATTCCCCCAAAG GGGAGCACTGCAGGTTCATCTGAGTCTGCCATGGCCACCAGTGGGGATAACGAGGTTGCTGATATAGTGGCCATGCCCTCAAAG AACAAGGCAAAGAAGGAATGCATAAAGGGTGGATCACAAGAAAATGTGTGA